The Sphaerospermopsis torques-reginae ITEP-024 genome has a window encoding:
- a CDS encoding aminotransferase class I/II-fold pyridoxal phosphate-dependent enzyme, which translates to MLNQNQTPLIDALKTSISRPHAPFYTPGHKRGAGISPILTDLIGKDVFRADLTELAELDNLFTPESAILAAQELAAAAFGAEKTYFLVNGSTCGIEAAIIATCGVNDKIIMPRNVHFSVISALILSGAIPIFINPEYDENLDIAHSIKPEDLKATLAQHPDAKAVLMVYPTYYGVCGDLKSIAQITHQYNIPLIVDEAHGAHFHFHPHLPTSALTAGADLTIQSIHKTLGAMTQASMLHIQGNRINIDRLNKALQLVQSTSPSFILLASLDAARQQMAVNGEILMFQTLQLAEIARIEISKIPGLSVLEIPPTPLKNGGFFELDKTRLTVNVANLEITGFDAEDMLNEMGVTPEFSSLQNLTFIISLGNNKSDIGELVQGFKKLTQIPQLTSRYKICKYSNDAIIDHVFCISPREAFFADSETLPLEKTVNRICAENICPYPPGIPILMPGELITKTALEYLQKIQSSGGFISGCVDSNLQTVKVVKV; encoded by the coding sequence ATGCTCAACCAAAACCAAACCCCCCTCATTGATGCTCTCAAAACTTCCATCTCCCGTCCCCATGCACCATTTTACACCCCTGGACACAAACGCGGTGCAGGAATTTCCCCAATTTTAACCGATTTAATCGGTAAAGATGTCTTCCGTGCTGATTTAACAGAATTAGCCGAATTAGATAATTTATTCACTCCTGAAAGCGCAATTTTAGCCGCACAAGAATTAGCCGCAGCAGCTTTTGGTGCGGAAAAAACCTATTTTTTAGTTAATGGTTCTACCTGTGGCATTGAAGCCGCAATTATCGCTACTTGCGGAGTAAATGATAAAATAATTATGCCCAGAAATGTCCATTTTTCTGTGATTTCTGCTTTAATTCTTTCTGGTGCAATTCCTATTTTTATCAATCCTGAATATGATGAAAATTTAGATATTGCCCATAGTATTAAACCGGAAGATTTAAAAGCAACTTTAGCTCAACATCCTGATGCTAAAGCTGTGTTAATGGTTTACCCAACTTATTACGGTGTGTGTGGAGATTTAAAAAGTATTGCCCAAATTACCCATCAATATAATATTCCTTTAATTGTAGATGAAGCACATGGCGCACATTTTCATTTTCATCCACATTTACCCACATCAGCTTTAACCGCAGGTGCAGATTTAACAATACAATCTATTCATAAAACATTGGGTGCAATGACTCAAGCATCAATGTTACATATTCAAGGAAATAGAATTAATATTGATAGATTAAATAAAGCATTACAATTAGTTCAATCTACAAGTCCAAGTTTTATTCTTTTAGCTTCTCTTGATGCTGCACGTCAACAAATGGCAGTTAATGGGGAAATTTTGATGTTTCAAACTTTGCAGTTAGCGGAAATTGCAAGAATTGAAATTAGTAAAATTCCAGGTTTATCAGTTTTAGAGATACCCCCAACCCCCCTTAAAAATGGGGGCTTTTTTGAGTTGGATAAAACCCGGTTAACTGTAAATGTTGCTAACTTAGAAATAACAGGTTTTGATGCTGAAGATATGCTCAATGAAATGGGTGTAACTCCAGAATTTTCATCCTTACAAAATCTCACTTTTATTATTAGCTTAGGTAACAATAAATCAGATATTGGTGAATTAGTACAAGGGTTTAAAAAATTAACTCAGATACCACAATTGACAAGTCGGTACAAAATATGTAAATATAGTAACGATGCTATAATTGACCATGTTTTCTGCATTTCGCCTCGTGAGGCTTTTTTTGCTGATAGTGAAACCCTACCTTTAGAGAAAACAGTAAATAGAATTTGTGCAGAAAATATATGTCCATATCCCCCAGGAATACCGATATTAATGCCTGGGGAATTAATTACAAAAACAGCTTTAGAGTATCTCCAAAAAATTCAGTCTTCAGGGGGATTTATTAGCGGTTGTGTTGATTCAAATTTGCAAACTGTAAAAGTAGTGAAAGTCTAG
- a CDS encoding DUF3082 domain-containing protein: MNEPKVKEKEKETPGQVPPTPLRCITGATISGGMAFAMYSLMIAIATTFANKPIHSDNQIVLNIASAVRTLVVGVVALGTGIFGIVALGLLALAIQLLIQQFTTSKN, translated from the coding sequence ATGAACGAACCCAAAGTTAAAGAAAAAGAAAAAGAGACTCCCGGACAAGTTCCACCAACACCATTAAGGTGTATAACTGGGGCGACAATTTCGGGAGGAATGGCATTTGCGATGTATTCTTTAATGATAGCGATCGCTACCACTTTTGCTAATAAACCTATTCATTCTGATAACCAAATTGTCCTCAATATCGCCTCCGCTGTTCGTACTTTAGTGGTGGGTGTGGTGGCTTTGGGAACGGGGATATTTGGTATAGTAGCCTTGGGTTTGTTAGCCTTGGCTATACAATTATTAATCCAACAGTTTACAACCTCTAAAAATTGA
- a CDS encoding DUF6679 family protein: MLHRKIYQLCCDGREVCVFLRDQQRWIERARIIDIEGDLVTLRYETDEEDEVCSWEEMVRLESIGSVTQKLASVPRGNVEPLMTEDCPESERIRNRFTDLNPD, encoded by the coding sequence ATGCTACACCGCAAGATTTATCAACTGTGTTGCGACGGGCGGGAGGTATGTGTTTTTTTGCGGGATCAGCAACGCTGGATAGAGCGGGCCCGCATTATAGATATAGAGGGTGATCTAGTGACTCTACGCTATGAAACAGACGAAGAAGACGAAGTTTGTTCTTGGGAAGAGATGGTTCGCCTAGAAAGCATTGGCTCGGTAACGCAAAAATTAGCTTCCGTACCACGGGGTAATGTAGAACCTCTCATGACTGAAGATTGTCCTGAATCGGAACGTATCCGTAACCGTTTTACTGACTTGAATCCCGACTAA
- the rsmA gene encoding 16S rRNA (adenine(1518)-N(6)/adenine(1519)-N(6))-dimethyltransferase RsmA has product MVQPRKQFAQHWLKSEKALNAIVKAADCQEDDRILEIGPGTGILTKRLLPLVYSLVAVEIDRDLCKLLVKQLGERENFLLLQGDFLTLDVASQLTAFPKFQKQNKVVANIPYNITGPIIEKLLGTIANPNPEPYDSIVLLIQKEVAERLYAKPGSRTFGALSVRVQYLADCELICTVPAGAFYPPPKVDSAVVRLVPRQREITANDPKKLENLVKLGFGAKRKMLRNNLQSVIERDRLTQLLEQLNINPQSRAEDLSVTQWVSLVNSVNSEQVTGDSE; this is encoded by the coding sequence ATGGTACAACCGCGCAAACAATTTGCTCAACATTGGTTAAAAAGTGAAAAGGCTCTTAACGCTATTGTTAAAGCAGCCGACTGTCAAGAAGATGATAGGATTTTGGAAATTGGTCCGGGTACAGGAATTTTAACTAAGCGTTTATTACCTTTAGTTTATTCTTTGGTTGCTGTTGAGATTGATAGAGATTTGTGTAAATTACTGGTAAAACAACTAGGTGAAAGAGAAAATTTTTTACTGCTGCAAGGGGATTTTCTCACTCTTGATGTAGCTTCTCAATTAACAGCTTTTCCTAAGTTTCAAAAGCAAAATAAAGTTGTTGCCAATATTCCCTATAATATTACAGGTCCAATTATTGAAAAGTTACTGGGTACTATTGCTAACCCCAATCCTGAACCTTATGATTCTATTGTGTTACTGATTCAGAAAGAAGTAGCAGAAAGATTATATGCTAAACCAGGTTCAAGAACTTTTGGAGCGTTGTCGGTGCGGGTGCAGTATTTGGCAGATTGTGAGTTGATTTGTACAGTTCCCGCTGGTGCATTTTATCCACCACCAAAAGTTGATTCTGCTGTGGTGCGCTTAGTCCCCCGACAGAGAGAAATTACCGCTAATGACCCCAAAAAGTTGGAAAATCTGGTTAAATTAGGGTTTGGGGCAAAGCGGAAAATGTTAAGAAATAACTTGCAATCGGTAATTGAGCGCGATCGCTTGACCCAATTACTGGAACAATTAAATATTAATCCCCAATCTCGCGCCGAAGACCTCAGCGTTACACAATGGGTATCACTGGTAAATTCAGTGAACAGTGAACAGGTGACAGGTGACAGTGAATAA
- a CDS encoding response regulator transcription factor produces MIRESSKTILVIEDDAITRNLFLDSLEAEGFVTIGAENGQVGIRQAEENLPDLVICDLLMPVMDGYSVLTQLRQNPLTAIIPFIFLTASNSKASMRTGMELGADDYLSKPATVDELLKAISIRLEKQSLLRSWYSQNSHQVSPKVSELPATLGNSELIFPKISHLQKVFDYIEAHYHQGITLSDVAEAVGYSPAYLTNQVSKQTGKSVNTWIVKRRMAEACSLLKSTNLTIEEIATKIGYQNSCHFSRQFSHHHKLSPTLWRKQNQLLQVSASANLKFLKSRSQLTNPVSC; encoded by the coding sequence ATGATACGCGAATCGTCGAAAACAATTCTTGTAATTGAAGATGATGCTATTACCCGCAATCTCTTCTTAGACAGTCTTGAGGCTGAAGGTTTTGTTACGATAGGAGCAGAAAATGGTCAAGTTGGTATTCGGCAAGCAGAAGAAAATTTACCTGATTTGGTAATTTGTGATCTGCTCATGCCAGTTATGGATGGTTACAGTGTTTTAACTCAGCTACGTCAAAATCCTCTCACAGCAATTATTCCTTTTATTTTTCTCACAGCAAGTAATTCTAAGGCTTCTATGAGAACAGGAATGGAGTTGGGAGCAGATGATTATTTAAGTAAACCTGCTACTGTCGATGAGTTGCTAAAAGCAATTTCTATTCGATTAGAAAAACAATCTTTGCTCAGATCCTGGTATAGTCAGAACTCTCATCAAGTTTCGCCAAAAGTTTCAGAACTTCCAGCTACATTAGGAAATTCAGAGTTAATCTTCCCTAAGATTTCCCACCTGCAAAAAGTTTTTGACTATATTGAGGCTCATTATCACCAAGGTATTACTTTATCAGATGTTGCGGAAGCTGTTGGCTATTCTCCAGCTTATTTAACTAACCAAGTATCCAAACAAACGGGAAAAAGTGTTAATACTTGGATAGTTAAACGTCGTATGGCCGAAGCGTGTTCTTTACTAAAAAGTACGAATTTGACAATTGAAGAAATTGCTACCAAAATAGGCTATCAAAATTCTTGTCATTTTTCTCGCCAGTTTAGTCACCATCACAAATTATCGCCGACTCTTTGGAGAAAACAAAATCAATTACTTCAGGTTTCCGCATCTGCAAACCTCAAATTTCTCAAATCTCGTTCTCAATTAACAAACCCTGTTTCTTGTTAA
- a CDS encoding PAS domain-containing sensor histidine kinase, translated as MISGDSGLAKVNSKWNLQPSLELKIADFLINQTIEAAFCLGETAQFLYVNNVQQEGNNIQPQHIDNLLQLRESRFCTLLEATKAGIFLIQGRKIYYVNSAAELLTGYTKKELLADFDFNQLIKSRTSKPPETTNLEFEYQEINIITKDGKERWLDVAMTRFDGGVDFDGQEVEVLTATDITDYKFAQLELHQALEQAQEISKIRANLVGILCHEFRTPLNVISFSNSLLKRHIDKWETDKKLIFIEHIQTAVEQINQVLDNILLLSKAESAQIIVEPQKVNIVKFCQDLITQMVIIDSNKYINFQSKGNCLDVWIDQKILKPILNNLLDNAIKYSPPSSVVDLTVSCHQEKIQFQVKDKGIGIPEIDQQRLFEPFYRGSNVDNTSGTGLGLSIVKNLVDLYGGQITMVSQVGVGTTFTLVLPSVPIFPIS; from the coding sequence ATGATTTCTGGGGATTCCGGGTTAGCAAAAGTCAACTCAAAATGGAATTTACAGCCAAGCTTGGAGTTGAAAATTGCAGATTTTCTCATTAATCAAACTATAGAGGCTGCTTTTTGTTTAGGAGAAACCGCGCAGTTTCTTTATGTCAACAATGTACAACAGGAAGGTAATAACATTCAACCTCAACATATTGATAACTTACTGCAACTCAGAGAGTCTAGATTTTGCACCTTACTAGAAGCTACAAAGGCTGGTATTTTCCTAATTCAAGGTAGAAAAATTTACTATGTCAATTCTGCGGCGGAATTACTCACCGGTTATACAAAAAAGGAACTATTAGCAGACTTTGATTTTAACCAACTTATCAAAAGTCGCACATCTAAACCTCCAGAAACAACTAACTTGGAATTTGAATATCAGGAGATAAATATTATTACCAAAGATGGTAAAGAACGATGGTTAGATGTTGCCATGACTCGCTTTGATGGAGGGGTAGATTTTGATGGTCAAGAAGTTGAAGTCCTTACGGCTACTGATATCACAGATTATAAATTTGCACAATTGGAATTGCATCAGGCTTTAGAACAAGCACAAGAAATCAGTAAAATTCGAGCTAATCTTGTGGGTATACTCTGCCATGAATTTCGGACACCACTCAATGTTATTTCATTTTCCAATAGCTTACTCAAACGACATATAGATAAATGGGAAACAGACAAGAAATTAATATTTATTGAACACATTCAAACAGCAGTTGAACAAATCAATCAGGTATTAGATAATATTTTATTATTATCTAAAGCAGAATCAGCGCAAATTATAGTTGAGCCGCAAAAGGTTAATATTGTGAAATTTTGTCAAGATTTAATTACACAAATGGTAATCATTGATAGTAATAAATATATTAATTTTCAGAGTAAAGGCAACTGTTTAGACGTATGGATTGACCAAAAAATACTGAAACCAATTTTGAATAACTTGCTAGACAATGCAATTAAATATTCTCCCCCTAGTAGTGTGGTGGACTTAACTGTTTCCTGTCACCAAGAAAAAATACAGTTTCAGGTTAAAGATAAAGGTATTGGTATTCCCGAAATAGACCAACAAAGACTTTTTGAACCGTTTTATCGAGGTAGCAATGTTGATAATACTTCGGGAACAGGACTAGGCTTATCAATTGTCAAAAATCTAGTTGATTTATATGGAGGTCAAATCACAATGGTTAGTCAAGTGGGTGTCGGTACTACATTTACCTTAGTTCTACCATCAGTTCCCATATTTCCCATTTCATAG
- the trpC gene encoding indole-3-glycerol phosphate synthase TrpC, which yields MIYPISMSNSSLQPILREIVWQKKLEVAQMQQEMSLASLQRQLTAAPTVRDFFTALQQSVYKPSLIAEVKKTFPNQDVATQDFDPLSIAKSYERSGATCISVMTDQKFFHGGFDHLRIIRHRITLPLLCKDFILDPCQIYLARAAGADAILLIAAILTDQQINNFLRVIHYLGMNAVVEVHNLSELDRVIKLEDVRIISINNRSLEDFSVNIGTTQQLMAARRTHLQNLGILVVSESGIESSADLSLMSDAGVNAVLMGDSLLKQEDLETAVSSLFKSKIPIYKDLVKKGV from the coding sequence ATGATTTACCCAATTTCTATGTCTAATAGTTCTCTGCAACCCATACTCAGAGAGATTGTATGGCAGAAAAAGCTAGAAGTTGCACAAATGCAACAAGAAATGTCTCTCGCGTCTTTGCAACGTCAATTAACTGCTGCTCCTACTGTTAGAGATTTCTTTACTGCTTTGCAACAGAGTGTTTATAAACCTAGTTTGATCGCAGAGGTTAAAAAAACATTCCCTAATCAAGATGTCGCTACACAAGATTTTGATCCTTTGTCCATAGCTAAATCCTATGAACGTAGTGGAGCAACTTGTATATCTGTTATGACTGATCAAAAGTTTTTTCATGGTGGTTTTGATCATCTGCGGATTATTCGACATCGCATAACATTACCTTTGTTGTGCAAAGATTTTATTCTTGATCCTTGTCAAATTTATTTAGCACGTGCAGCAGGTGCGGATGCAATTTTATTAATTGCTGCTATTCTTACAGATCAACAGATTAATAACTTTTTGCGGGTGATTCACTATTTGGGGATGAATGCTGTAGTTGAAGTTCACAATTTGAGTGAATTAGATCGGGTGATCAAGTTAGAAGATGTCCGCATTATCAGCATTAACAACCGCAGTTTAGAAGATTTTAGTGTTAATATTGGCACTACTCAGCAATTAATGGCAGCTAGGAGAACACATTTACAAAACTTAGGTATTTTGGTTGTCAGTGAATCGGGAATTGAAAGTTCTGCTGATTTATCTCTGATGTCAGATGCAGGTGTGAATGCAGTTTTGATGGGAGATTCTTTACTCAAACAAGAAGATTTAGAAACTGCTGTCAGTAGTTTATTTAAATCCAAAATTCCAATCTATAAAGACTTAGTGAAAAAAGGAGTTTAA
- the ispE gene encoding 4-(cytidine 5'-diphospho)-2-C-methyl-D-erythritol kinase, which produces MRSYSLIAPAKINLYLEIIGDRPDGYHELAMILQSIDLADQIDLHAASTEAIRVYCNHPQVPTDNSNLAYRAAALMAKKFPDAFSNFGGIDITVKKNIPVAAGLAGGSTNAAAVLVGIDLMWNLGLTQSELEELGAQLGSDVPFCISGGTVIATGRGEKLSPLPSLDHIYIVLAKYRSLEVSTAWAYKTYRQVFGSTYMTNTEDLAARASAVHSAEIVKAIVNKDAAEIANKMHNDLEKVVLPSYSQVLQLRELFAAQEGVLGTMMSGSGPSVFAIVQSKAQAEIVKERIREAIPDEDLELFVTQTIGNGIQILK; this is translated from the coding sequence ATGCGTTCTTATAGCTTAATTGCACCTGCGAAAATTAACTTATATTTAGAAATCATCGGCGATCGCCCTGATGGATATCATGAGTTAGCCATGATACTCCAAAGCATTGACCTTGCAGATCAAATTGATTTACACGCTGCAAGTACAGAAGCGATTCGCGTTTATTGTAATCATCCCCAAGTACCTACAGATAACAGTAATTTAGCATACCGAGCCGCTGCACTAATGGCCAAGAAATTTCCTGATGCTTTTAGTAATTTTGGTGGGATTGATATTACTGTGAAAAAAAACATTCCTGTTGCTGCGGGTTTAGCTGGAGGTTCGACAAATGCAGCAGCGGTGTTAGTGGGTATAGATTTGATGTGGAATTTGGGATTAACTCAATCAGAATTAGAAGAATTAGGCGCACAACTCGGTTCAGATGTGCCATTTTGTATTTCTGGGGGAACAGTAATTGCTACTGGTAGAGGTGAAAAACTTTCTCCTTTACCTAGTTTAGATCACATATATATAGTATTAGCTAAATATCGCAGTTTGGAAGTTTCCACAGCTTGGGCTTATAAAACCTATCGGCAAGTATTTGGTAGTACCTATATGACAAATACTGAAGATTTAGCGGCTCGTGCTAGTGCAGTGCATTCGGCAGAAATTGTCAAAGCTATCGTCAATAAAGATGCAGCAGAAATCGCCAACAAAATGCACAATGATTTAGAAAAAGTGGTATTACCTTCTTATTCTCAAGTATTACAATTGCGAGAATTATTTGCTGCTCAAGAAGGAGTTTTAGGCACAATGATGTCAGGTTCTGGACCTTCTGTATTTGCCATTGTGCAATCAAAAGCACAAGCAGAAATAGTTAAGGAAAGGATCAGAGAAGCAATTCCTGATGAGGATTTAGAATTGTTTGTAACTCAGACAATTGGCAATGGGATTCAGATATTAAAGTAA
- a CDS encoding MBL fold metallo-hydrolase: MRDDLSVSSRPDPGDAANELECLPYSVQHEDEGVCLLIRMGPHRILLDCGLGDISSLTREITKSAQKGSSPLPADLVLVSHAHPDHARGLLALNQAFPLLPIYASEVTSKLLPLNWPKETPEEIPSFCQALPLRSPIEIQENLVVELFPAGHLPGAVAILLTYHTPHRDYKLLYTGDFFLSNSRLVDGLRLEELRGLHLDVLLIEGSYGTSRHPHRRNQENQLAERINRAIADHCSIILPTPALGLGQELLMLLRSHHHFTGRDLDIWVDGNVAAGCDAYLELLPHLPASVQNFARHQPLFWDERVRPRVRRLKVEDLTTLGSSPCIVLTDSTADLSKYCQPNTGPWLILLPEKIDIKVNPEYPAATTIESYLLAQHSDGPGTTQLIHNLRPQHVVFIHGSPAYLADLTSLDELQNRYHLHSPAAGILVELPIGETFLQPSAPETNYEGELTELETVITITLPEAITEDSRWQQFADTGLIEARWQGEELVLRGLSQRELLNQNSLDAARSKHPYTWSDLECCGTCKYQRGQRCWNPAAPLYNFKVTLEGYCPAFERLSDLES; this comes from the coding sequence ATGAGGGATGATCTATCCGTATCGTCTCGTCCTGATCCTGGGGATGCAGCTAATGAATTAGAATGTCTGCCCTATAGTGTTCAGCATGAAGATGAAGGTGTCTGTCTATTAATACGCATGGGTCCCCACCGCATTTTGTTAGATTGCGGTTTGGGGGATATTTCATCTCTGACAAGAGAAATAACTAAATCAGCACAAAAGGGTAGTTCACCATTACCAGCAGATTTAGTTTTGGTTAGTCATGCTCACCCAGATCATGCTAGGGGTTTGCTGGCACTAAATCAAGCTTTTCCTCTGTTACCTATTTATGCTAGTGAGGTGACTAGCAAGTTATTACCGTTAAATTGGCCGAAAGAAACACCGGAAGAAATTCCTTCCTTTTGTCAGGCGTTACCTTTGCGATCGCCTATAGAAATACAAGAAAATTTAGTTGTGGAATTATTTCCCGCAGGTCATCTTCCCGGTGCTGTGGCTATTCTTCTCACCTACCACACCCCGCACCGTGATTATAAACTACTGTACACAGGAGATTTTTTCCTCTCCAATTCTCGCCTAGTAGATGGGTTGCGCTTAGAAGAGTTAAGAGGTTTACATTTAGATGTTCTGTTAATTGAAGGCAGTTATGGAACATCCCGTCATCCCCACCGCCGCAACCAAGAAAATCAACTAGCGGAAAGAATTAACCGCGCCATAGCTGATCACTGTTCTATTATTTTACCCACCCCGGCTTTAGGCTTAGGTCAAGAATTGTTGATGTTGTTACGTTCTCATCATCATTTTACTGGCCGAGATTTAGATATTTGGGTTGATGGTAATGTAGCTGCTGGTTGTGATGCTTATTTAGAACTTTTACCCCATCTTCCCGCGTCAGTTCAGAATTTTGCCCGTCATCAACCTTTATTTTGGGATGAAAGGGTACGTCCCCGTGTGCGACGCTTAAAAGTAGAAGATTTGACTACTTTAGGCAGTTCACCTTGTATTGTCCTCACTGACTCCACAGCGGATTTAAGTAAATATTGTCAACCCAACACAGGACCCTGGCTCATTCTCCTGCCAGAAAAAATAGATATCAAAGTTAATCCAGAATATCCCGCAGCAACCACCATAGAAAGCTATCTTTTGGCTCAACATAGTGATGGACCAGGAACAACTCAATTAATTCATAATTTACGACCCCAGCACGTGGTTTTTATCCACGGTTCTCCTGCTTACTTAGCTGACCTAACCAGTTTAGACGAGTTACAAAATCGTTATCATCTTCATTCCCCAGCAGCGGGAATTTTGGTAGAATTGCCCATTGGTGAAACATTTTTACAACCTTCCGCCCCAGAAACTAATTATGAAGGGGAGTTAACGGAATTAGAAACAGTCATTACAATCACCCTACCAGAAGCAATTACAGAGGATTCGCGTTGGCAGCAATTTGCGGATACTGGTTTAATAGAAGCCCGTTGGCAAGGGGAAGAACTGGTATTAAGAGGGTTGTCTCAACGAGAACTACTGAATCAAAACAGCTTAGATGCAGCCCGTAGTAAGCACCCCTATACCTGGTCAGATTTAGAGTGTTGTGGTACGTGCAAATACCAGAGGGGGCAACGGTGTTGGAATCCCGCAGCCCCATTGTATAACTTTAAAGTTACCCTGGAAGGTTATTGTCCTGCCTTTGAACGTTTATCTGATCTAGAATCCTGA
- a CDS encoding GerMN domain-containing protein → MNTKIKYILPVILLAVGTGISSCTSSDISDNTTSTPTPNNTVSPTPQNSPTSQPFSNQPSPDATSKAVFGKTTQVTLYTSDAQCQDYVSKQTSVSADEPVNEAVGKILQERDTADFSIVGYRVNVDNGVATIDLRIDPYSKRQIVSLSSCEQFALFGSLRKTLTSNPQWNIKDVRFTERGQEVVF, encoded by the coding sequence ATGAACACTAAGATAAAATATATTTTACCCGTAATTTTATTAGCAGTTGGCACCGGCATCAGCAGTTGTACTTCTAGCGATATTTCTGATAATACAACTTCAACACCAACACCAAACAATACAGTTTCCCCAACTCCCCAAAATTCTCCAACATCTCAACCATTTTCCAACCAACCCTCTCCAGATGCAACTTCTAAAGCTGTTTTTGGTAAAACTACTCAAGTTACCCTATACACAAGTGATGCTCAATGTCAAGATTATGTTTCTAAACAAACTTCAGTATCAGCCGACGAACCAGTTAACGAAGCTGTAGGCAAAATCTTACAGGAACGGGATACAGCAGATTTCAGCATAGTCGGATATCGTGTTAATGTTGATAATGGAGTTGCAACAATTGATTTACGAATTGATCCTTATTCCAAGCGGCAAATAGTTTCTCTTTCTAGCTGTGAACAGTTCGCTTTATTTGGAAGTCTCCGTAAAACCCTCACCAGTAACCCCCAATGGAACATCAAAGATGTCCGTTTTACAGAACGAGGTCAGGAAGTTGTATTTTAA
- a CDS encoding HetP family heterocyst commitment protein, whose translation MSQNVADYNRQINRKINTEQVEQIVKAIIAGKYSWACVLLLRFSGHNPIDYIPYRTYIRLLKNNCLLGGSGQEQTATKKEVEMFNLKSSWIHF comes from the coding sequence ATGAGTCAAAACGTTGCTGATTATAATAGACAAATTAATAGGAAAATTAATACTGAACAAGTAGAACAAATAGTCAAGGCAATTATAGCTGGCAAGTATTCCTGGGCTTGTGTGCTGCTGTTGCGTTTTTCTGGACACAACCCTATTGACTATATACCCTACCGTACATATATCAGATTGCTCAAAAATAATTGCCTACTTGGTGGCTCTGGACAAGAGCAAACTGCTACTAAAAAAGAGGTAGAAATGTTTAACCTCAAATCCAGTTGGATTCATTTCTAA